Proteins from a single region of Caloramator sp. E03:
- the porA gene encoding pyruvate ferredoxin oxidoreductase, translated as MAKRVSLSGNEAVAFGMKQINPDVVAAFPITPSTEVPQYFSQFVANGQVDTEFVPVESEHSAMSACIGAAAAGGRVMTATASAGLALMWEMLYVGASMRTPMVLAVTNRALSGPINIHNDHSDTMGARDSGWIQLYSESAQEAYDNLIQAVRIGEHKDVQLPVMVCYDGFITSHAVENLEMLDDADVKKFVGEKRVAPFALLGGDPISMGPLDLPNHYFEHKRLQAEAMKNAKNVILEVAAEYEKLTGRKYSFFEEYKMEDAEAAIVVINSTAGTAKYVIDNLRAQGKKVGLIKIRVFRPFPAEEIAKALKNVKAVAIMDKADSFSAAGGPLFNEVRSAMYGIADGKIVTNYIYGLGGRDVTSVNIEKVYSDLFSAIETGKYEVYNYLGVRE; from the coding sequence ATGGCAAAGAGAGTGTCTTTAAGTGGTAATGAAGCAGTTGCATTTGGTATGAAGCAAATAAATCCAGATGTTGTTGCTGCTTTTCCTATAACACCATCAACAGAAGTACCTCAGTACTTTTCACAGTTTGTTGCTAATGGTCAGGTAGATACAGAATTCGTTCCTGTTGAATCAGAGCACAGTGCTATGTCAGCATGTATAGGTGCAGCAGCAGCAGGTGGAAGAGTTATGACAGCAACAGCATCAGCTGGTCTTGCACTTATGTGGGAAATGCTTTATGTTGGTGCTTCAATGAGAACTCCAATGGTGCTTGCTGTTACTAACAGAGCATTATCAGGACCAATAAACATACATAACGATCATTCGGATACAATGGGTGCAAGAGATTCAGGCTGGATACAGCTTTATAGCGAATCAGCACAGGAAGCTTATGATAACTTAATTCAGGCTGTAAGAATTGGAGAACATAAAGATGTTCAGCTTCCAGTTATGGTTTGCTATGATGGATTTATAACAAGCCATGCAGTAGAAAACCTTGAAATGCTTGATGATGCAGATGTTAAGAAATTTGTTGGAGAAAAGAGAGTTGCTCCTTTTGCATTACTTGGAGGAGATCCAATATCAATGGGACCACTCGATCTTCCAAACCATTACTTTGAACATAAAAGACTTCAAGCAGAAGCTATGAAAAATGCTAAAAATGTTATTCTTGAAGTAGCTGCAGAATATGAAAAGTTAACTGGAAGAAAATACAGCTTCTTTGAAGAATATAAGATGGAAGATGCAGAAGCTGCTATAGTTGTAATAAACTCAACAGCAGGTACTGCAAAATATGTTATAGATAATTTAAGAGCACAGGGCAAGAAGGTTGGATTGATTAAAATAAGAGTATTTAGACCTTTCCCAGCAGAAGAAATAGCAAAGGCTTTAAAGAACGTTAAGGCTGTTGCTATAATGGACAAGGCTGATAGCTTCTCAGCAGCCGGAGGTCCATTATTCAATGAGGTAAGAAGTGCTATGTATGGAATAGCAGATGGAAAGATAGTTACAAATTATATTTATGGTCTTGGTGGAAGAGACGTTACAAGTGTTAATATAGAAAAGGTTTACTCAGATTTATTTAGCGCAATTGAAACAGGTAAATACGAAGTTTACAACTACTTAGGCGTAAGAGAATAG
- a CDS encoding thiamine pyrophosphate-dependent enzyme, producing MPNLKELSAKKVRLTGGHRMCAGCGAPMVVNWVLKALKDDERAVIANATGCLEVSTCLYPYTAWKDSWIHTAFENAAATGSGAEAAYRALKRKGVIDGKYKFIAFGGDGGTYDIGIQSLSGAMERGHDLLYVCYDNGAYMNTGIQRSSATPMGADTTTSPAGKVKPGKQQYRKDLTEVMVSHHIPYVAQTVPAIPGTQYMFDLYNKAEKAFSIEGPKFMNVLTPCPRGWRCDTATELEVIKAAVDTCFWPLYEVENGVYKINYIPKEKKPITEWLKPQGRFRHLFKPENEHIIKMIQEEVDRRWERLLHLANVK from the coding sequence ATGCCAAATTTGAAGGAACTTTCAGCTAAGAAAGTAAGACTTACAGGTGGACATAGAATGTGTGCCGGTTGTGGTGCACCAATGGTTGTTAACTGGGTTTTAAAAGCTTTAAAGGATGATGAAAGAGCAGTTATTGCAAATGCAACAGGTTGTCTTGAAGTTTCAACATGTCTATATCCATATACAGCTTGGAAGGATTCATGGATACATACAGCTTTTGAAAATGCTGCTGCAACAGGTAGTGGAGCAGAAGCTGCATACAGGGCTTTAAAGAGAAAAGGAGTAATTGACGGAAAGTATAAATTTATAGCTTTTGGTGGAGATGGTGGAACTTACGATATAGGTATTCAATCTCTTTCTGGTGCTATGGAAAGAGGACATGATCTTTTATATGTATGCTATGATAATGGAGCATATATGAACACTGGTATTCAAAGATCATCAGCAACTCCAATGGGTGCAGATACTACAACTTCACCTGCAGGTAAGGTAAAACCAGGTAAACAGCAGTACAGAAAAGATTTAACTGAAGTTATGGTTTCACATCATATTCCTTATGTTGCTCAAACTGTACCAGCAATTCCAGGAACTCAGTATATGTTTGATCTTTATAACAAAGCAGAAAAGGCATTTAGCATTGAAGGTCCAAAGTTTATGAATGTATTAACTCCATGTCCAAGAGGTTGGAGATGTGACACAGCAACTGAGCTTGAAGTTATAAAAGCTGCTGTTGATACTTGCTTCTGGCCACTTTATGAAGTTGAAAATGGAGTTTACAAGATAAACTACATTCCAAAGGAAAAGAAGCCAATTACTGAATGGTTAAAACCGCAGGGAAGATTCAGACACTTATTTAAGCCAGAAAATGAACATATTATAAAGATGATACAAGAAGAAGTTGACAGAAGATGGGAAAGACTTCTTCACCTTGCAAATGTAAAATAA
- a CDS encoding demethoxyubiquinone hydroxylase family protein, producing the protein MINLTQKERMLLQDQKSHEELCIKKYNNYANQAHDPQLKQLFTQHAQQEQQHLNTLNQILNGQVPNLNQQGQQNQALQMPAMQTGMSNQADADLCQDMLGTEKYVSSSYNTSIFEFRDHNIRQILNHIQKEEQEHGESIFKYMESKGMYQPQ; encoded by the coding sequence ATGATTAATCTAACACAAAAAGAAAGAATGTTACTGCAAGATCAAAAATCCCATGAAGAATTATGCATTAAAAAGTACAACAATTATGCAAATCAGGCTCATGATCCCCAGCTTAAACAACTTTTTACTCAGCATGCCCAGCAAGAGCAACAGCACCTTAACACACTTAACCAAATTCTAAATGGTCAGGTTCCAAACTTAAATCAACAAGGTCAGCAGAATCAAGCTCTTCAAATGCCTGCAATGCAAACAGGTATGTCTAATCAAGCTGATGCAGATCTATGCCAAGATATGCTTGGTACAGAAAAATACGTTTCAAGCTCTTATAATACTTCAATTTTTGAATTTAGGGATCATAATATAAGGCAGATACTAAACCATATACAAAAGGAAGAACAAGAACACGGAGAGAGCATATTTAAGTACATGGAAAGCAAAGGAATGTACCAACCACAATAA
- a CDS encoding secondary thiamine-phosphate synthase enzyme YjbQ has protein sequence MEYEVKTTKHQQLIDITHIVKDAVQKSNVKNGIVYIFVPHTTAGVTINENCDKDVVRDILYGLDKVFPVENGYLHVEGNSHAHIKASLMGSSCSIIIENGNLKLGTWQGIYFCEFDGPRNRKVFVKIIEG, from the coding sequence ATGGAATACGAAGTAAAAACAACAAAACATCAGCAATTAATTGACATAACTCATATTGTAAAGGATGCAGTACAAAAATCTAATGTAAAAAATGGAATAGTATATATTTTTGTACCCCATACTACTGCTGGTGTGACTATAAATGAAAATTGTGATAAGGATGTTGTAAGGGACATTCTGTATGGACTTGATAAAGTGTTCCCGGTTGAAAATGGATACCTACATGTTGAAGGTAATTCTCATGCCCATATTAAAGCGTCCCTTATGGGATCATCATGCAGTATTATTATTGAAAATGGAAATTTAAAACTTGGTACATGGCAGGGAATATACTTTTGCGAATTTGATGGACCAAGAAATAGAAAGGTATTTGTTAAGATTATTGAAGGGTGA
- a CDS encoding sensor histidine kinase: MKKNTIKWRIFKYNLIIIFMLLALVAIIFNVAIRMYMEKDTLSQLNKIALRVEETTLKKGPRFLQKSGDAAEHDPPPPPNITETESNNSENSNNELIRFYFMLDRTLKESLSVINADYILFDSDKKRIIPSQEEFFKISDDLLSKIENEVEKSKNSTNETYLNFTLSGVKYIAIIKPVSLKNSFGLGWIVIYSNLQKISHLLMVINILLFIIIIFSAIIIVVFSSNISKKISAPFSSLNQHIRDIAERNFGNKINIVVDDELQDFVNNINIMSEKLETYDKAQKTFLQNVSHEFRTPIMSIQSYAEGIKYDVVDKNAAADIIIDESKRLTHLVEDLLYLSRLDAIEENYRYDNLDFNELINSCVERMNGIAIKNNIKINTIACCNEIIIYADEEKLARAITNIISNCIRYAKSLVEIRWSIVDKNKVKLIITDDGPGFEPNEISNIFERFYKGKKGNFGLGLSISKNVIERLNGSIMAENTNSGARFIIELPLDGGVK; the protein is encoded by the coding sequence ATGAAAAAAAACACAATTAAATGGAGGATTTTTAAATATAATTTAATTATAATATTTATGCTTCTTGCATTAGTTGCAATAATATTTAATGTTGCAATTCGTATGTATATGGAAAAAGATACTCTTTCACAATTAAATAAGATTGCACTACGTGTTGAAGAAACTACCTTGAAAAAAGGTCCAAGGTTTTTGCAAAAATCAGGTGATGCTGCTGAACATGATCCACCACCGCCCCCTAATATTACTGAAACAGAAAGCAATAATAGCGAAAATAGTAATAATGAACTTATTAGATTTTATTTTATGTTAGACCGTACATTAAAAGAGTCCCTTTCTGTTATAAATGCAGATTATATTTTATTTGACAGTGATAAAAAAAGGATAATTCCATCTCAAGAGGAGTTCTTTAAAATTTCGGATGATTTACTGTCAAAAATAGAAAATGAAGTTGAAAAATCAAAAAATTCAACAAATGAAACTTATTTAAACTTTACTTTATCTGGTGTGAAATATATAGCAATTATAAAACCAGTATCCCTTAAAAATTCATTTGGATTAGGTTGGATTGTAATTTACTCTAACCTTCAAAAAATAAGCCATCTTTTGATGGTAATAAATATTTTATTATTTATAATTATTATTTTCTCAGCTATTATCATTGTTGTTTTTTCTTCAAATATATCTAAAAAAATATCTGCACCTTTTTCATCATTGAATCAGCATATAAGGGACATTGCAGAAAGGAATTTTGGAAATAAAATTAATATTGTTGTAGATGATGAGTTGCAGGATTTTGTAAATAATATTAATATTATGTCTGAAAAGCTTGAAACTTATGATAAAGCACAAAAAACTTTCCTTCAAAATGTATCTCATGAGTTTAGAACACCTATAATGTCTATTCAAAGCTATGCAGAGGGTATAAAGTATGATGTAGTAGATAAAAATGCTGCAGCGGATATTATAATAGATGAATCTAAACGTCTAACTCATCTTGTTGAGGACTTGCTTTATCTATCGAGACTTGATGCAATTGAAGAAAACTACCGTTATGATAATTTAGATTTTAATGAGCTTATAAATTCATGTGTTGAACGTATGAATGGGATAGCAATAAAAAACAATATAAAGATTAATACAATAGCATGTTGTAATGAAATTATAATTTATGCAGATGAAGAAAAGCTTGCCCGTGCAATAACAAACATAATTAGCAATTGTATACGCTATGCAAAAAGTCTTGTTGAAATAAGATGGAGTATAGTTGATAAGAATAAAGTAAAGTTAATTATAACAGATGATGGACCTGGATTTGAGCCTAACGAGATATCTAATATATTTGAGAGGTTTTATAAAGGGAAAAAAGGCAACTTTGGATTAGGATTATCCATAAGCAAAAATGTAATTGAAAGGCTTAATGGAAGTATTATGGCAGAAAATACAAATTCAGGAGCTCGTTTTATTATTGAATTACCATTAGACGGTGGTGTTAAGTAA
- a CDS encoding 2-oxoacid:acceptor oxidoreductase family protein yields the protein MGKLVEIRWHGRGGQGAKTASLLLAEVAFNTGKYIQGFPEYGPERMGAPITAYNRISDDPITIHSNIYEPDYVVVVDETLIKSVPVTAGLKENGAVIINTSKSPEEIKKELNYNGKVYTIDARKISEETLGAYFPNTPMLAAVVKITGVIPVEVFLNDIEASFKHKFANKPQVVPKNMEAVKRALEEVKGNE from the coding sequence ATGGGTAAGCTTGTTGAAATTCGTTGGCACGGTCGTGGTGGACAAGGTGCTAAAACAGCTTCATTGCTTCTTGCTGAAGTAGCATTTAACACTGGAAAGTACATACAGGGTTTTCCAGAATATGGCCCAGAAAGAATGGGTGCTCCAATTACTGCATATAACAGAATTAGTGATGATCCAATTACAATTCATAGCAATATCTATGAACCAGATTATGTAGTAGTTGTTGATGAAACTTTAATTAAATCAGTTCCGGTTACTGCAGGATTAAAGGAAAATGGTGCAGTAATTATTAACACTTCTAAATCTCCAGAAGAGATTAAAAAGGAATTAAATTACAATGGAAAAGTCTACACTATTGATGCAAGAAAGATTTCAGAAGAAACTCTTGGAGCATATTTCCCAAATACTCCGATGCTTGCAGCTGTCGTAAAGATTACAGGCGTAATACCAGTAGAAGTATTTTTAAATGACATAGAAGCATCCTTCAAGCACAAGTTTGCTAACAAGCCACAGGTTGTTCCAAAGAATATGGAAGCAGTTAAGAGAGCACTTGAGGAGGTGAAGGGAAATGAGTAA
- a CDS encoding efflux RND transporter periplasmic adaptor subunit, with product MAKKYLKYLKLIVIPILIIAIGTGGLVLYKKFNSKSTSVSSTVYSREKVVKTNLEVTVEATGTISGADAVNVFSSITGVVQGLTVKEGDIVKKGDVFCKIDASTTEQEVKNAKLSLEKSKLELQALENQLESLYVKAPIDGKITKVFVEPGDNTSTIQSTYGGMAVMTAGSDDSLEITIPFSSSGKIAEVYVSPGKTVKKGDILFKFDDTSLKNNIAQKKLEIQQAENNLKEKEADLSKTTIVAPVSGVVTALEIKNGEIVDDSKLMATITDTSKMQVTIPVDELDINKVKVGQKASIKVDDVDGKTFEGKVESISHNGVTSNNITTYDVVVSIDNPENLKIGMNADVTISIESKENVLAVPQEAIIEKNGKKYVMIANNETQNTDNKTVSRKLVEVQTGIKTTSMIEITSGLSEGQIVLVQLNTNSNSNNNRMQGFPGDMGMGGMPGGGMPSGGMSNRSKN from the coding sequence ATGGCAAAAAAATATCTAAAATACCTAAAATTAATAGTAATACCAATACTAATAATTGCTATAGGCACAGGAGGATTAGTTCTGTATAAAAAATTCAATTCAAAAAGTACTTCCGTATCATCGACTGTATATTCAAGGGAAAAAGTAGTAAAAACTAATCTAGAAGTTACTGTAGAGGCGACCGGAACAATCAGTGGTGCTGATGCAGTAAATGTATTTTCATCTATTACTGGCGTAGTTCAAGGCTTAACTGTTAAAGAGGGAGATATAGTAAAAAAAGGCGATGTATTTTGCAAAATCGATGCAAGCACAACCGAACAAGAAGTTAAAAATGCCAAACTATCCCTTGAAAAAAGCAAACTTGAATTGCAAGCATTAGAAAATCAGTTAGAATCTCTTTATGTAAAGGCTCCAATTGACGGAAAAATTACAAAAGTATTTGTAGAACCTGGTGATAATACTTCCACAATACAATCAACTTATGGAGGAATGGCAGTAATGACTGCAGGATCAGATGATTCATTAGAAATTACAATTCCATTCTCTTCAAGTGGAAAAATTGCTGAAGTATATGTTTCTCCAGGAAAAACCGTAAAAAAAGGCGACATACTATTTAAATTTGATGATACATCACTTAAAAACAATATTGCTCAAAAGAAACTGGAAATACAGCAAGCAGAAAATAACCTTAAAGAAAAAGAAGCTGATCTTTCAAAAACAACTATAGTTGCTCCAGTTAGCGGAGTTGTTACAGCTCTTGAAATCAAAAATGGTGAAATTGTTGATGATAGTAAACTTATGGCAACAATTACTGACACATCAAAGATGCAGGTAACCATTCCTGTTGATGAGCTTGATATCAATAAAGTAAAAGTTGGACAGAAAGCTTCTATTAAAGTTGATGACGTCGATGGAAAAACATTTGAAGGTAAAGTTGAATCCATATCTCATAACGGAGTAACTTCTAATAACATTACCACTTATGATGTTGTAGTCTCCATTGATAATCCTGAAAATTTGAAAATAGGAATGAATGCTGATGTTACTATATCAATTGAAAGCAAAGAAAATGTTCTTGCAGTACCTCAAGAAGCTATTATAGAAAAAAATGGAAAGAAATATGTAATGATTGCTAATAATGAAACTCAAAATACTGATAACAAAACTGTTTCAAGAAAGCTTGTAGAAGTACAAACAGGAATAAAAACAACATCAATGATAGAGATAACAAGTGGGCTTTCTGAAGGTCAGATTGTATTAGTTCAACTAAATACAAATTCAAATTCAAATAACAACAGAATGCAAGGATTCCCAGGCGATATGGGTATGGGTGGTATGCCCGGTGGTGGTATGCCAAGTGGAGGTATGTCAAATAGAAGTAAAAATTAA
- a CDS encoding ABC transporter ATP-binding protein, whose protein sequence is MDYVVYMENVEKIYNSGSNEYRALYNINLKIKKGDFVSIVGPSGAGKSTLMNIIGCLDTPTSGKYYLDGEDTSCSDNKLSDIRNRKIGFIFQTYNLLPKLNILENVELPLIYQGLSNKEMRNRALKALEKMGLITHIKHKPSQLSGGQMQRVAIARALVTEPEILLADEPTGALDSKTGKEVIQIFKELNEEGHTIILITHDKDIASQAKRIITIKDGTIISDELNYCLSKVI, encoded by the coding sequence ATGGATTATGTAGTTTACATGGAAAATGTTGAAAAAATCTATAATTCAGGCTCAAACGAATACAGAGCATTATATAATATCAACTTAAAAATAAAAAAAGGTGATTTCGTATCAATAGTTGGACCCTCTGGAGCTGGAAAATCTACACTTATGAATATAATAGGTTGTCTTGATACACCAACTTCTGGAAAATACTATCTTGATGGAGAAGATACAAGTTGTAGTGATAATAAGCTATCTGATATTCGTAATAGAAAAATAGGGTTCATTTTTCAAACTTATAATCTTCTCCCAAAGCTTAATATTCTTGAAAATGTTGAACTTCCTTTAATTTATCAAGGGTTAAGTAATAAAGAGATGAGAAACAGGGCATTAAAAGCACTGGAGAAGATGGGCCTTATTACACATATAAAACATAAACCTTCACAGCTTTCTGGAGGGCAAATGCAAAGAGTAGCAATTGCAAGAGCACTTGTGACAGAACCTGAAATACTTCTTGCCGATGAGCCAACAGGAGCACTTGATAGTAAAACTGGTAAAGAAGTTATACAAATTTTTAAAGAGCTAAATGAGGAAGGTCATACAATAATTCTTATTACCCATGATAAAGATATTGCATCTCAAGCCAAGAGAATAATAACAATAAAAGATGGTACTATTATATCTGATGAACTAAATTATTGTTTAAGTAAGGTGATATAA
- a CDS encoding response regulator transcription factor has protein sequence MKKKLIYIADDEVNICNIIKSFLIKEGFEVETFNDGRSIFEAFNIKEPDMVVIDIMMPEIDGYSLCSLIRQKSSVPIIIVSAKDTEPDKIAGLTLGSDDYLTKPFSPMELVARIKSIFRRIEMDKSTSEKSNVIKICDITINADTRQAEFNGKDIGLTGMEFSLLYYLAINKNKAISRSELLDKVWGFESEVETRATDDMVKRIRKKLSDSGSTLKIETVWGFGFKIQDKE, from the coding sequence ATGAAAAAGAAGCTAATATATATAGCAGATGATGAAGTTAATATTTGTAATATTATTAAATCTTTCCTTATAAAAGAGGGCTTTGAAGTAGAAACATTTAATGATGGGCGTTCTATTTTTGAGGCTTTTAATATAAAAGAGCCGGATATGGTTGTAATTGATATAATGATGCCGGAAATTGATGGATATTCCCTTTGTTCACTAATACGCCAGAAAAGTTCAGTACCTATAATAATTGTATCTGCAAAGGATACGGAACCAGATAAAATAGCAGGTCTCACATTAGGAAGCGATGATTATCTTACAAAGCCCTTTAGTCCAATGGAACTTGTAGCAAGGATTAAAAGTATTTTTCGAAGGATAGAAATGGACAAATCTACTTCCGAAAAGAGCAATGTAATTAAAATATGTGATATAACAATAAATGCTGATACAAGGCAAGCAGAATTTAATGGAAAAGATATTGGATTAACTGGTATGGAATTTTCCCTGCTTTATTATCTTGCAATAAATAAGAATAAAGCAATAAGCAGAAGTGAACTTCTTGATAAGGTTTGGGGGTTTGAAAGTGAAGTAGAAACAAGAGCTACAGATGATATGGTAAAAAGAATACGAAAAAAGCTTTCTGATTCAGGTTCAACACTTAAAATAGAAACAGTATGGGGATTTGGCTTTAAAATTCAAGATAAGGAATGA
- a CDS encoding TetR/AcrR family transcriptional regulator, translated as MQNSSFNSLEDEKRKRIINACIEEFANKGYDNASTNSIVEKANISKGLLFYYFGNKKNLFLYTFDYCIEYLLNKYFNEMNYKTSDLFERLIWLSLQKMKMICEEPLMTKMLSNAIINMPKVLEKELSQKYNALYTKNISSILKDIDTSKFRKDIETKKAIEFIMLCIDGLSNKYINIYKNRSIDELLNDMEKLMNEFKIYIEIIKYGIYV; from the coding sequence TTGCAGAATAGCTCATTTAATAGTTTGGAAGATGAAAAAAGAAAAAGAATTATAAATGCATGTATTGAAGAATTTGCTAATAAAGGTTATGACAATGCATCTACAAATTCAATCGTAGAAAAAGCAAATATCTCAAAGGGACTTTTATTCTATTATTTTGGAAATAAAAAAAATCTTTTCCTTTATACATTCGATTATTGCATAGAATATTTATTAAATAAGTATTTTAACGAAATGAATTATAAAACATCAGATTTATTTGAAAGACTTATATGGCTTAGCCTGCAAAAGATGAAAATGATTTGTGAGGAACCATTAATGACAAAAATGCTTTCAAATGCAATAATAAATATGCCAAAGGTATTGGAGAAAGAACTATCTCAAAAATATAATGCTTTATATACCAAAAATATATCCTCAATTTTAAAAGATATCGATACTTCAAAATTCAGAAAAGATATTGAAACCAAAAAAGCAATTGAATTTATCATGTTATGCATTGATGGGCTTTCAAACAAATACATTAATATCTATAAAAACAGATCTATAGATGAACTTTTAAATGATATGGAAAAACTAATGAATGAATTTAAAATATATATAGAAATTATAAAATACGGAATTTATGTATAA
- a CDS encoding 4Fe-4S binding protein: protein MSNRKVNITPDTTWKETTPGGVILDAGNAEDFKTGDWRSMKPVWHEDKCKHCLLCWVVCPDNSIKVENGKLTGFDYDHCKGCGVCTKQCKFGALDFVPEE from the coding sequence ATGAGTAATAGAAAGGTTAATATAACACCAGATACTACTTGGAAAGAAACTACACCAGGTGGAGTTATACTTGATGCAGGTAATGCTGAAGATTTTAAGACAGGTGACTGGAGATCAATGAAACCAGTATGGCATGAAGATAAATGTAAGCATTGCTTACTTTGCTGGGTTGTATGTCCTGACAACTCTATTAAGGTTGAAAATGGAAAGCTTACTGGATTTGATTATGATCACTGCAAAGGTTGCGGAGTTTGCACAAAACAATGTAAATTTGGTGCACTTGATTTTGTTCCAGAAGAATAA
- a CDS encoding ABC transporter permease has product MKFSKLIKMSFKSVLSNKIRSFLTMLGIIIGISSVIVLVGMGEGTTQQVTSQIESLGTNLLTVNIFTGRTGGITTNDLEQLKTKPGIKDIAPSVSQGNVTVKSDSSSSSTTTTIEGCVPNSATIRKLSVSQGRFITQDDVDNRNRVAIIGTDVADEIFKSTDVVGQKISINGNTFTIVGVLKSKGGSGSNSEDDKIIIPLSTAQRLFKISKVKTFYVAATDKDSVNIAKGYLQLFLNSRFKNQTNAFRIMDQTSLLETVNETNKSMTAMLAGIASISLIVGGIGIMNIMLVSVIERTREIGIRKAIGARRNTILLQFLIESAIISGFGGILGVLGGYGAEKFAKSFFNTSIIISTKVVLIAFGFSVLVGIVFGVYPALKASKLNPIDALRYE; this is encoded by the coding sequence TTGAAGTTTAGTAAATTAATTAAAATGTCCTTTAAATCTGTTCTTTCAAATAAAATAAGATCCTTTTTAACAATGCTTGGTATAATAATAGGCATTAGCTCTGTTATAGTTTTAGTTGGAATGGGTGAAGGTACAACACAGCAAGTAACTTCTCAAATTGAAAGTTTAGGAACTAATCTTTTAACTGTAAATATTTTCACGGGGCGAACTGGAGGTATAACAACAAATGATCTTGAACAGCTAAAAACAAAACCCGGCATTAAAGATATTGCACCATCAGTTTCCCAAGGAAATGTCACTGTAAAATCTGATTCAAGTTCAAGTAGTACTACAACTACTATTGAGGGTTGTGTTCCTAATTCAGCAACTATAAGAAAATTAAGCGTTAGCCAAGGTCGATTTATAACTCAGGATGATGTTGATAATAGAAACAGAGTTGCAATAATTGGTACCGATGTTGCTGATGAAATATTTAAGAGTACAGATGTTGTAGGTCAGAAGATAAGTATAAACGGGAATACATTTACAATAGTAGGTGTTTTAAAAAGCAAAGGTGGAAGCGGCTCAAACTCAGAAGATGATAAAATAATAATCCCCTTAAGCACTGCCCAAAGATTATTTAAAATTTCAAAAGTAAAAACTTTCTATGTAGCAGCTACAGATAAAGATTCTGTTAATATTGCAAAGGGTTACTTACAGCTATTTCTAAACAGCAGGTTTAAAAATCAAACTAATGCTTTCAGGATAATGGACCAAACAAGTCTTCTTGAAACTGTTAATGAAACTAATAAAAGTATGACTGCAATGCTTGCAGGAATAGCATCAATATCACTTATAGTCGGTGGTATAGGAATAATGAATATAATGCTTGTTTCTGTAATTGAAAGGACAAGAGAAATAGGTATTAGAAAAGCAATAGGTGCAAGGAGAAATACAATATTACTTCAATTTTTGATTGAATCCGCCATTATAAGTGGCTTTGGAGGTATTTTAGGAGTACTTGGAGGGTACGGGGCTGAAAAATTTGCAAAAAGTTTCTTTAATACTTCTATCATAATATCTACTAAAGTGGTTTTAATAGCCTTTGGCTTTTCTGTATTAGTTGGTATAGTATTTGGGGTTTATCCTGCATTAAAAGCTTCAAAACTTAATCCTATTGATGCTTTAAGATATGAATAA